A part of Rhodamnia argentea isolate NSW1041297 chromosome 8, ASM2092103v1, whole genome shotgun sequence genomic DNA contains:
- the LOC115744655 gene encoding pentatricopeptide repeat-containing protein At3g46790, chloroplastic-like: MHLLSPRGKLKHLFFSTATCQTIRSYSNGRAYKCIQNRDSYDYTYLLERCRSSSCLKKIHAQVVVGGFEQNPFLAAKLVGAYGEYGAPNMGDARKVFDNLSDRDVFLWNVMIRGYANLGPFEEALDIYYHMRLSRVSANRYTFPFVLKACGAMKCTKRGKVIHAHVVKLAFDFDLYVGNALLAFYAKCGAIEMARVVFGEIPQKDIVSWNSIISGYTSNGYAGEAIKLFRAMVQEHNFVPDDATLVGILPACAQAAAIHLGFWIHAYIMKLGMKVNAFLASGLISTYGNCGHVKIARDVFDRVCDKNIVVWNAMIRCYGMHGHTDEALDMFSKVIELGLCPDGLMFLCVLSTCSHAGLVSKGWEIFHSMEAYGIRKTEEHYACMVDLLGRARLLDEAARLIETMPIPAGKHVYGALLGASRVHNNIELAEKVAEKLFVLDPDNAGRYILLAKMYEDVGRWEDVARARKQLKEKEIRKPIGCSSVEIESIHHTFGVQDESHPYAQEIFETLKSLEGMEDEELVMTLM, from the coding sequence ATGCATCTGCTGAGCCCACGAGGAAAGCTAAAGCATCTGTTCTTCTCCACTGCAACATGTCAAACAATCAGATCCTACTCCAATGGAAGGGCATATAAATGTATCCAGAACAGAGACTCGTATGATTATACGTACCTGTTGGAACGTTGCAGAAGCAGCTCGTGCCTCAAAAAAATACACGCCCAGGTCGTAGTCGGGGGATTTGAGCAGAACCCGTTTCTCGCAGCGAAGCTGGTCGGGGCCTATGGCGAATACGGGGCGCCGAACATGGGCGACGCGCGTAAGGTGTTCGATAACTTGTCGGACAGAGATGTTTTCTTGTGGAATGTGATGATCCGGGGTTATGCGAACTTGGGTCCTTTCGAGGAAGCATTGGACATATACTACCACATGCGGTTAAGTCGCGTCTCTGCTAACAGATACACGTTTCCATTTGTGCTGAAGGCTTGCGGTGCCATGAAATGTACGAAGAGAGGTAAAGTTATTCATGCCCATGTCGTGAAGTTGGCGTTTGACTTCGATTTATATGTTGGGAATGCTCTTTTGGCATTTTATGCCAAGTGTGGGGCGATTGAAATGGCTAGAGTAGTGTTTGGTGAAATCCCTCAGAAGGACATTGTCAGCTGGAATTCCATAATTTCTGGTTACACTTCAAATGGATATGCCGGTGAAGCAATAAAGCTTTTTCGTGCTATGGTGCAAGAGCACAATTTTGTGCCTGATGACGCAACtcttgttggaattctacctgCATGTGCTCAAGCAGCGGCAATACACTTAGGTTTCTGGATTCATGCTTACATTATGAAGTTGGGTATGAAAGTAAATGCTTTCCTCGCTAGTGGGCTCATTTCAACCTATGGAAATTGCGGGCATGTCAAAATTGCAAGAGATGTTTTTGATCGAGTTTGCGACAAGAATATTGTTGTATGGAATGCGATGATAAGGTGCTATGGAATGCATGGTCACACAGATGAAGCACTTGACATGTTCTCCAAAGTCATAGAGCTCGGCCTGTGCCCTGATGGATTGATGTTCTTGTGTGTACTATCTACTTGTAGTCATGCAGGACTCGTCTCAAAAGGGTGGGAAATTTTTCACAGTATGGAAGCATATGGAATTCGAAAAACGGAGGAACACTATGCTTGCATGGTTGATCTTTTGGGCCGGGCCAGGTTACTTGACGAGGCTGCCAGACTCATAGAAACTATGCCCATTCCTGCAGGGAAACATGTCTATGGTGCTCTGCTTGGTGCTTCTAGGGTGCATAATAATATAGAACTAGCGGAAAAAGTGGCGGAGAAATTGTTTGTGCTAGACCCTGATAATGCTGGCCGGTACATACTACTAGCAAAAATGTACGAAGATGTGGGGCGTTGGGAGGATGTTGCCAGAGCAAGGAAGCAGctgaaagaaaaggagattaGGAAGCCAATTGGTTGTAGTTCGGTGGAGATCGAGAGCATTCACCACACTTTTGGAGTTCAGGACGAGTCCCACCCATATGCGCAGGAGATCTTTGAAACTCTCAAGAGTTTGGAgggaatggaagatgaagaattaGTTATGACTTTAAtgtaa
- the LOC115744672 gene encoding uncharacterized protein LOC115744672, translating into MTSSANLMEKGKPSKLKGMLLKFLPKAAPAVTFQSPPISPRTPGKALLVPTASIIPKDARRRLKNGSFDAREPGSPPKFQLFKAAKRGQKSDIADNSKPFGLEKVPSLANVRKFASGRGALTNFDWRDHGAAVVPDCSDDEEIEGVKKIIPHSAPIVLGRNEMVLEPKKEINLWKRRTTAAPPPLRL; encoded by the exons ATGACCAGTAGTGCAAACCTGATGGAGAAGGGGAAGCCATCGAAACTTAAAGGCATGTTGCTCAAGTTTCTGCCAAAAGCGGCACCTGCAGTTACCTTCCAGAGCCCGCCGATCAGTCCCAGAACTCCCGGGAAAGCGCTCTTGGTTCCTACTGCGTCAATAATCCCGAAGGATGCTCGAAGAAGGCTGAAGAATGGAAGCTTTGACGCCCGGGAACCTGGCTCGC CTCCAAAATTTCAGCTCTTCAAGGCGGCAAAACGTGGCCAAAAATCTGATATTGCTGACAATAGTAAGCCTTTCGGTCTGGAGAAAGTGCCCTCCCTGGCCAATGTGAGGAAATTTGCAAGTGGACGCGGTGCACTGACCAACTTCGACTGGAGGGATCACGGTGCAGCAGTAGTTCCAGATTGTtcggatgatgaagaaatagAAGGGGTCAAGAAGATCATACCCCATTCTGCACCCATTGTGCTAGGCAGAAATGAGATGGTACTAGAGCCCAAGAAAGAGATAAACTTGTGGAAGAGAAGAACCACAGCTGCTCCACCACCACTTCGGCTGTAA
- the LOC115744669 gene encoding uncharacterized protein LOC115744669, with the protein MASIYACKECGANLNLSTLHLYPPDFYFEAGNKDSLSFSSVDASKFRFEKEDKIRPFFETLNYWGIQRKRTKIICNSCGRVVGHVYDDGPPMTDSPGQFHMGPSQVIPRAPRYRFKNKTLHVTSET; encoded by the coding sequence ATGGCGTCGATCTACGCCTGCAAGGAATGCGGGGCCAACCTCAACCTCAGCACCCTCCACCTCTATCCGCCGGACTTCTACTTCGAGGCCGGGAACAAGGactccctctccttctcctccgtCGACGCCTCCAAGTTCCGATTCGAGAAGGAGGACAAGATCAGGCCCTTCTTCGAGACCCTCAACTACTGGGGCATCCAGCGGAAGCGGACCAAGATCATCTGCAACTCCTGCGGCCGCGTCGTCGGCCACGTCTACGACGACGGCCCTCCGATGACGGACAGTCCCGGGCAGTTCCACATGGGCCCGAGCCAGGTGATCCCTCGGGCTCCGAGGTACAGGTTTAAGAACAAGACTCTACACGTGACTTCTGAGACTTGA
- the LOC115744667 gene encoding probable prolyl 4-hydroxylase 10 yields MAKQRTSRFPARKSSASAAASSSTLILTLLVMFSFVVLILLALGILSMPGSSSGDRPKANDLASIVRNTVDRSKEDEGRGEQWVEVISWEPRAFVYHNFLSKEECEYLIELATPHMQKSTVVDSETGKSKDSRVRTSSGTFLARGRDKTIRDIEKRIADFTFIPVEHGEGLQMLHYEVGQKYEPHFDYFLDEYNTKNGGQRIATLLMYLSDVEEGGETVFPAAKGNISAVPWWNELSECGKGGLSVKPKMGDALLFWSMRPDATLDESSLHGGCPVIKGNKWSSTKWMRVHEYKV; encoded by the exons ATGGCGAAGCAGAGGACCTCCCGGTTCCCAGCGCGCAAGTCGTCGGCGTCGGCGGCGGCGTCGTCCTCGACCCTGATCCTCACGCTGCTCGTCATGTTCTCCTTCGTCGTGCTGATCCTCCTCGCCCTCGGGATTCTTTCGATGCCCGGCAGCTCCTCCGGCGACAGGCCGAAGGCGAACGATCTGGCCTCCATCGTGAGGAATACTGTTGATAG GAGTAAGGAGGATGAAGGTCGAGGAGAGCAGTGGGTGGAGGTCATATCGTGGGAGCCTAGAGCTTTCGTGTATCACAACTTTTTG TCCAAGGAAGAATGTGAGTACCTCATTGAACTTGCAACGCCTCATATGCAGAAGTCAACTGTGGTCGATAGTGAAACTGGCAAGAGTAAAGATAGCAG GGTACGTACAAGTTCCGGAACATTTCTGGCAAGAGGACGTGATAAAACAATTAGAGACATTGAGAAAAGAATTGCAGATTTCACCTTCATTCCTGTAG AGCATGGAGAAGGACTTCAAATGCTGCACTATGAAGTTGGGCAGAAGTATGAGCCACACTTTGATTACTTCCTTGATGAATATAATACCAAGAATGGTGGTCAGCGCATCGCTACACTGCTCATGTACCT TTCAGATGTCGAGGAAGGAGGTGAGACAGTCTTTCCTGCTGCCAAAGGGAATATTAGTGCTGTTCCTTGGTGGAATGAGCTATCTGAATGTGGGAAGGGGGGTTTATCTGTTAAACCGAAGATGGGGGATGCCTTGCTCTTCTGGAGCATGAGACCTGATGCCACATTGGATGAATCTAGTTTGCACG GTGGTTGCCCTGTGATTAAGGGTAATAAGTGGTCATCTACCAAATGGATGCGGGTCCATGAGTACAAAGTCTGA
- the LOC115744670 gene encoding NEP1-interacting protein-like 1, with the protein MRITSTPINVRRGKMEFYEHASTRFNLPSSSVAADLVDRVREMCSVAVSAILGHVFSAIFTFFFAVVGTLLGAMTGALIGQETESGFIRGAAVGAISGAVFSIEVFEYSLLLWQSDESGVRCLLYLIDVIASLLSGRLVRERIGPAMLSAVQSQMSAVESRFEEVQNIFDTGSNGARGLPGDSVEMIPKITITNDDNVDSSGERVSCSVCLQDFQLGEMVRCLPHCRHMFHLPCIDKWLIRHGSCPLCRRDL; encoded by the exons ATGCGG ATCACGAGCACACCCATTAATGTTCGACGGGGGAAAATGGAGTTTTACGAGCACGCATCGACTCGGTTCAATCTGCCGTCGAGTTCCGTAGCTGCGGATCTCGTCGACAGGGTCCGAGAGATGTGCAGTGTGGCAGTTTCTGCAATTCTGGGCCACGTTTTCTCCGCGATCTTCACGTTTTTCTTCGCAGTCG TGGGTACCTTACTTGGAGCGATGACCGGAGCTTTGATTGGCCAAGAGACAGAGAGCGGATTCATTCGAGGTGCCGCAGTTGGAGCCATTTCCGGGGCTGTCTTCTCGATTGAAGTCTTTGAGTATTCCCTTCTTCTCTGGCAATCAGATGAATCCGGTGTGAGGTGTCTTCTCTATTTG ATCGACGTCATTGCAAGCCTTTTAAGTGGTAGACTTGTTCGCGAGCGCATTGGCCCTGCTATGCTGAGTGCCGTGCAAAGTCAG ATGAGTGCTGTGGAATCAAGATTTGAGGAAGTTCAGAACATTTTTGACACCGGCAGCAACGGGGCGAGAGGTTTGCCTGGAGATTCAGTCGAAATGATTCCCAAAATTACGATTACCAATGATGATAACGTTGATTCTTCTGGGGAGAGAGTCTCTTGTTCAGTGTGTCTTCAG GACTTTCAGCTTGGAGAGATGGTTCGGTGCTTGCCTCATTGTCGTCACATGTTTCATTTACCTTGCATCGATAAATGGCTCATCAGACATGGCTCTTGCCCATTGTGTCGAAGGGATCTTTAA
- the LOC115744654 gene encoding aspartyl protease family protein 1-like isoform X2 has protein sequence MATPPPAPDRAAFLTALVSLALVLASESRVCCGFATFGFDVHHLFSDPVKGVLAVDRLPEKGSLEYYKVMAMRDRAIHGRRLAAASSSSSGNQTVLTFSSGNETILSPYLGYLHYANVSVGTPSLSYLVALDTGSDLFWLPCDCKSCVNGLKTSSGQTIDFNIYSPNASSTSAEVPCNSTMCGQRSQCSSALSSCDYQVVYLSNGTSSTGILVEDVLHLTTDDNQSKAVNAKITFGCGQIQTGSFLDGAAPNGLFGLGMTNMSVPSILAEEGLTSNSFSMCFGPDGIGRISFGDKGSSDQGETPFNLRQSHPTYNITLTQINVGGTAQDVEFSAIFDSGTSFTYLNDPAYTFIGETFNSLAQEKRHSSDSSIPFEYCYDLSPNQSSFETATLNMTLKGGDQFYVTNPIEVISDQASSIYCLALVKSGDVNIIGQNFMTGYRIVFDRERMVLGWKSSNCYSATDSSTLPISPTNSSPPAIAVNPQDTSGSGNNSVAGNSSSSMSIHSHLIPFICTFVMILFPILAIV, from the exons ATGGCGACGCCGCCGCCCGCTCCCGATCGCGCCGCCTTCTTGACCGCGCTCGTCTCGCTGGCGTTGGTTCTGGCCTCGGAGTCGCGGGTCTGCTGCGGGTTCGCGACGTTCGGGTTCGATGTGCACCACCTGTTCTCGGACCCTGTGAAGGGAGTGTTGGCGGTCGATCGGTTGCCCGAGAAGGGAAGCTTGGAGTACTACAAGGTCATGGCTATGCGCGACCGGGCCATCCACGGCCGTCGGCTCGCCGCGGCGTCGTCATCGTCGTCCGGTAACCAGACGGTTCTGACTTTCTCTAGCGGCAACGAGACGATTCTGTCACCTTATTTGGGATA TTTGCACTATGCCAATGTTTCGGTCGGGACCCCGAGTTTATCCTATTTGGTGGCTCTAGACACGGGCAGTGATCTGTTCTGGTTACCCTGTGACTGCAAAAGTTGCGTAAATGGCCTCAAGACATCATCTGGACAG ACAATAGATTTCAACATTTACAGTCCTAATGCGTCATCAACAAGTGCAGAAGTACCCTGCAACAGCACAATGTGTGGACAACGGTCACAATGCTCTTCAGCTCTTAGCAGTTGTGACTATCAGGTTGTTTATCTTTCCAATGGTACCTCGTCTACTGGGATTTTGGTGGAAGATGTATTGCATTTGACGACAGACGACAATCAATCAAAGGCTGTCAATGCTAAAATCACATTTGG TTGTGGTCAGATTCAAACTGGTTCTTTCTTGGATGGTGCTGCGCCAAATGGTCTCTTTGGGCTTGGCATGACTAACATGTCTGTTCCTAGCATTTTGGCTGAAGAAGGACTTACTTCAAATTCATTTTCAATGTGCTTTGGACCTGATGGAATTGGAAGAATTAGTTTTGGAGACAAAGGCAGTTCAGACCAAGGAGAGACACCATTCAACCTTAGGCAATCACA TCCAACTTACAACATTACCCTTACTCAAATAAATGTGGGAGGAACTGCTCAAGATGTCGAATTTAGTGCAATTTTTGACTCTGGTACCTCATTCACATATTTGAATGACCCAGCTTACACGTTCATTGGGGAGACT TTCAATTCCTTGGCCCAAGAAAAGCGACATTCTTCAGACTCCAGTATTCCATTTGAGTATTGTTATGATTTGAG CCCAAACCAGAGTAGCTTTGAAACTGCAACATTGAATATGACCCTGAAAGGTGGAGATCAGTTTTATGTCACCAATCCCATAGAAGTAATATCTGATCAG GCCTCCTCCATATATTGTCTTGCTCTAGTCAAAAGTGGAGATGTGAATATAATCGGAC agaaCTTCATGACGGGTTATCGCATAGTTTTCGATCGAGAGAGAATGGTGCTTGGCTGGAAGTCATCCAACT GTTATAGTGCAACAGATTCCAGCACATTACCAATCAGCCCAACAAATTCTAGCCCTCCCGCCATTGCCGTCAATCCGCAGGATACTTCAGGCAGTGGGAATAATTCTGTAGCAGGCAATTCGTCCTCCTCTATGTCAATCCATTCACATCTGATTCCTTTTATCTGTACATTCGTGATGATTCTTTTCCCAATTTTGGCTATTGTTTGA
- the LOC115744654 gene encoding aspartyl protease family protein 1-like isoform X1 yields MATPPPAPDRAAFLTALVSLALVLASESRVCCGFATFGFDVHHLFSDPVKGVLAVDRLPEKGSLEYYKVMAMRDRAIHGRRLAAASSSSSGNQTVLTFSSGNETILSPYLGYLHYANVSVGTPSLSYLVALDTGSDLFWLPCDCKSCVNGLKTSSGQTIDFNIYSPNASSTSAEVPCNSTMCGQRSQCSSALSSCDYQVVYLSNGTSSTGILVEDVLHLTTDDNQSKAVNAKITFGCGQIQTGSFLDGAAPNGLFGLGMTNMSVPSILAEEGLTSNSFSMCFGPDGIGRISFGDKGSSDQGETPFNLRQSHPTYNITLTQINVGGTAQDVEFSAIFDSGTSFTYLNDPAYTFIGETVSSLLLYFRLPYGHTYLCSSCLQSTCYVQFNSLAQEKRHSSDSSIPFEYCYDLSPNQSSFETATLNMTLKGGDQFYVTNPIEVISDQASSIYCLALVKSGDVNIIGQNFMTGYRIVFDRERMVLGWKSSNCYSATDSSTLPISPTNSSPPAIAVNPQDTSGSGNNSVAGNSSSSMSIHSHLIPFICTFVMILFPILAIV; encoded by the exons ATGGCGACGCCGCCGCCCGCTCCCGATCGCGCCGCCTTCTTGACCGCGCTCGTCTCGCTGGCGTTGGTTCTGGCCTCGGAGTCGCGGGTCTGCTGCGGGTTCGCGACGTTCGGGTTCGATGTGCACCACCTGTTCTCGGACCCTGTGAAGGGAGTGTTGGCGGTCGATCGGTTGCCCGAGAAGGGAAGCTTGGAGTACTACAAGGTCATGGCTATGCGCGACCGGGCCATCCACGGCCGTCGGCTCGCCGCGGCGTCGTCATCGTCGTCCGGTAACCAGACGGTTCTGACTTTCTCTAGCGGCAACGAGACGATTCTGTCACCTTATTTGGGATA TTTGCACTATGCCAATGTTTCGGTCGGGACCCCGAGTTTATCCTATTTGGTGGCTCTAGACACGGGCAGTGATCTGTTCTGGTTACCCTGTGACTGCAAAAGTTGCGTAAATGGCCTCAAGACATCATCTGGACAG ACAATAGATTTCAACATTTACAGTCCTAATGCGTCATCAACAAGTGCAGAAGTACCCTGCAACAGCACAATGTGTGGACAACGGTCACAATGCTCTTCAGCTCTTAGCAGTTGTGACTATCAGGTTGTTTATCTTTCCAATGGTACCTCGTCTACTGGGATTTTGGTGGAAGATGTATTGCATTTGACGACAGACGACAATCAATCAAAGGCTGTCAATGCTAAAATCACATTTGG TTGTGGTCAGATTCAAACTGGTTCTTTCTTGGATGGTGCTGCGCCAAATGGTCTCTTTGGGCTTGGCATGACTAACATGTCTGTTCCTAGCATTTTGGCTGAAGAAGGACTTACTTCAAATTCATTTTCAATGTGCTTTGGACCTGATGGAATTGGAAGAATTAGTTTTGGAGACAAAGGCAGTTCAGACCAAGGAGAGACACCATTCAACCTTAGGCAATCACA TCCAACTTACAACATTACCCTTACTCAAATAAATGTGGGAGGAACTGCTCAAGATGTCGAATTTAGTGCAATTTTTGACTCTGGTACCTCATTCACATATTTGAATGACCCAGCTTACACGTTCATTGGGGAGACTGTAAGTTCTTTACTGCTCTATTTCAGACTACCATATGGACATACCTACCTCTGTTCATCCTGTTTACAGAGTACTTGTTATGTGCAGTTCAATTCCTTGGCCCAAGAAAAGCGACATTCTTCAGACTCCAGTATTCCATTTGAGTATTGTTATGATTTGAG CCCAAACCAGAGTAGCTTTGAAACTGCAACATTGAATATGACCCTGAAAGGTGGAGATCAGTTTTATGTCACCAATCCCATAGAAGTAATATCTGATCAG GCCTCCTCCATATATTGTCTTGCTCTAGTCAAAAGTGGAGATGTGAATATAATCGGAC agaaCTTCATGACGGGTTATCGCATAGTTTTCGATCGAGAGAGAATGGTGCTTGGCTGGAAGTCATCCAACT GTTATAGTGCAACAGATTCCAGCACATTACCAATCAGCCCAACAAATTCTAGCCCTCCCGCCATTGCCGTCAATCCGCAGGATACTTCAGGCAGTGGGAATAATTCTGTAGCAGGCAATTCGTCCTCCTCTATGTCAATCCATTCACATCTGATTCCTTTTATCTGTACATTCGTGATGATTCTTTTCCCAATTTTGGCTATTGTTTGA
- the LOC115744660 gene encoding peroxidase 64-like, with amino-acid sequence MWNRLLQNHYFIMKILAKYTHFRWLPSCRCLQFQLNLPPSDYLYGQSKGKITLEAWQNLEKLRSALGMAIGVALFSLILVISFVSPIYSLSSNYYDKTCPDAELIIANAVKNAAVKDKTVPAALLRMHFHDCFIRGCDASVLLNSKGSDKAEKDGPPNVSLHAFYVIDNAKKDLEAFCPGVVSCADILALAARDSVALSGGPTWDVPKGRKDGRTSKASETAQLPAPVFNISQLEQSFSQRGLSMEDLVALSGGHTLGFSHCSSFEGRIRNFNAVHDVDPSMHPSLAASLRGVCPSKNRAKNAGTAMDPSSTTFDNTYYKLILQGKGLFSSDQALLAATNTKGLVEKFAGSHEEFADAFVKSMIKMSSITGGEEVRKDCRVVN; translated from the exons ATGTGGAATAGATTGCTTCAAAATCACTACTTCATTATGAAGATTCTTGCTAAATACACCCACTTTAGGTGGCTACCGTCATGTCGCTGCCTGCAGTTTCAACTAAATCTTCCTCCTTCGGACTATTTATATGGCCAGTCGAAGGGCAAAATTACCCTCGAAGCTTGGCAGAACTTGGAGAAGTTGAGGAGTGCACTAGGCATGGCCATTGGTGTTGCGCTCTTCAGCTTGATTCTCGTAATTTCGTTTGTCTCTCCAATCTATTCACTAAGTTCCAATTACTACGACAAGACCTGTCCCGATGCTGAGTTGATCATTGCAAATGCTGTCAAGAATGCCGCAGTGAAGGACAAAACCGTACCAGCTGCTCTCCTGCGGATGCATTTTCATGACTGTTTCATAAGG GGTTGCGACGCGTCGGTGCTTTTAAACTCCAAAGGAAGCGACAAAGCAGAAAAGGACGGGCCTCCTAATGTCTCTCTGCATGCATTTTATGTAATCGACAACGCTAAAAAGGACTTGGAAGCTTTCTGCCCTGGCGTGGTTTCATGTGCAGACATCTTGGCACTAGCTGCAAGGGATTCCGTTGCACTG TCTGGTGGTCCGACTTGGGACGTGCCCAAGGGAAGGAAGGATGGAAGAACATCAAAGGCCAGCGAGACGGCACAACTCCCAGCACCagttttcaacatttctcagcTCGAGCAGAGCTTCTCCCAGAGAGGCCTATCTATGGAAGATCTCGTCGCCCTTTCGG GAGGCCACACACTAGGATTCTCCCACTGCTCCTCCTTCGAGGGCAGGATCCGCAACTTCAACGCCGTGCACGACGTCGACCCGTCAATGCACCCGTCCCTCGCGGCAAGCCTGAGGGGAGTGTGCCCAAGCAAGAACAGGGCGAAGAATGCGGGGACCGCCATGGACCCTTCCTCGACCACCTTCGACAACACGTACTACAAGCTGATCCTCCAGGGGAAGGGCCTGTTCTCCTCGGACCAGGCGCTCCTGGCGGCAACCAACACGAAGGGCCTGGTCGAGAAGTTTGCGGGCTCGCACGAGGAATTCGCGGATGCATTCGTCAAGTCCATGATCAAGATGAGCAGCATCACAGGTGGAGAAGAGGTTAGGAAGGACTGCAGGGTAGTGAATTAA